In Setaria italica strain Yugu1 chromosome I, Setaria_italica_v2.0, whole genome shotgun sequence, the genomic window AATTACTGTTAGCCTTTGTGATGTGTtactaaggccatgtttagttcactccaaaacccaactttgacactaggcaaaaagaagattccccatcacatcaaacttgcggtacatgcatggagtactgaatgtagacgaaatcaaaaactaattgcacagttttgttgtactttgtgagacgaatcttttgagcctaattagtcaatatttggacaataattcacaaatacaaacgaaacgctacagtgttgctacagtaattttggcaccccaaagttgggcaactaaacaaggcctaaatgaCACTCATGCAGGTGCCATCTTTGCCAATTTTTTGTTACTTGAATTTGGAAAATTCTTGATGAGTCTAGTTAGAGAAGACATTCGTGGTTCGTTGTCTTGAAGTTTGCAgaaatgccaaaaaaaaagttaattaTTTAGCTACTTTCCTCCTCACTTTTTTTGAACACTAAAAGTTTGAAGTTTAATGCTCTACAGAGACTGCAcacaattcttttttttcccccatATTGAGGTATTCCAGGATTCTATTACTTGAATAACATAATTATTTGCAATACAAGTACACAGTGTTCTATGAGATATGATTACACCCAGTAATTTCTGAACCCTTGAACTAGGCTAGATTTAGACTATTCTTCCTTAAGGGAAGTATCCCTGAAAAATTGTTTGTTTCAAATGGCTATGATATAGAGCACGGTGATTATATATGCAATTATACATTTCATTGCCTTATTGAGCTATTACTGTTTCGCAGGATCACCATGCAACACTTTTGAATTTATCATCAGCCCTCTCTTTCGAAGTTTGGGTTATGCAGTTCCTCGAGTGACGCTCGATACCTCTGTCGCCCTTtccatttcaaaaatatttttattcatATCTACAATGTTCTATCCGTGGCTTGATAGCAAATGGATCCCTCAGCCTCTAATTCTTCCTGCTGAAGTGTATAAGGTCAGCCTCTTTGTCCTCCAATTGTGTTACTCTCTTTTATATTGCCAGTTTACCTAATCCAGcatagtttgaattttgaaatttgaatataACAGTCAGATGCAAGTGCAACGGTCATGCCAATTTCATCATTAATTTTTAGGAATCAGACCGTTTTAAGGGATATCTCTACTGAACTACTCTTGACGACTTGCAAAATAATACTTCTGTTTGATGTTGGACAAAAGTTAAGATACTAGTCCCGCTGTTCAAGGATATGTAAATAATACATCTGATGTTGCTTGCTAATTGTGGCAGGTTGGTGTTACACACTACTTTTCGTTCTTGAAAGCAAGAGAGGAGCTCGGCTATGTACCCATGGTGAGCCCTCGGGAAGGCCTGGCTGCAACTATCTCGTATTGGCAGGAGCGGAAAAGAAGGGAACTAGATGGCCCGACCATATTTACTTGGTTAGCTGTTACAATTGGGATGCTGGCTATATTCTCTGCTGCTTGCCTTGCACCCATCGGCCCGTTGAAATGGGTGCTTGACATCCATTTATTTGTCTTTCGCTCAATGTTGGTGATTCGGTTAGTCTTTGCAACAGCCGTTGTATTGCATTTTGGTGAAGGCGTTTATGCCTGGTTCTTGGCGAAAAGGGTCGATCCGAGGAATGCTACAGGGTGGTTTTGGCAAACCTTTGCTCTTGGGATCTTCTCTCTCCGGTATCTGCTCAAGAGAGCGAGAGGgtagattttttttcacataCACATTGTAATTCTGTAACAGTGATTTCCAGCTTGATGCCTGTTATTGAGGAGATGTACCCGCAAATGGTTTTTATACTGCTGTAAAAAGTTTCCCATTCTGCCGTGAACCGTGATCGGATTGGGCAGAGCTGACGAGCCGGCCACTTGTGATCAATGTGCGCGACACAGAGCCGGCGAAGGTTGGCTGCGGCGCGGCGACTTGCAGCCACCCTTGTTTCATCCGCTCCACACCGCATGTCCCCGGTGGGTGGCCCGCAAGGGAGAGACGGGTGGAGATGCATGATGCATCTGAGCGCCAACGTGGGGATCGGGGGAGCTGCTCTGCGGCGGCGCGGAATCAGTCCCATTGTCCCAAGATCATGTTAAATCATGTCCTATTGGCATgaaaggaggagaagagaacTGGATGGCCGACCATATTTACTTGGTTGGATGTAACAATTTGGATGCTGACTCTGTTTTCTGCTGCTTGCCTTCTTCCACCAGTCGGCTCGTCCAAATAGGTGCTTGGCATCTATTTATTTGTTTTTCGCTCGGTGTCATTTATGGCATATATATGCCTGGTTATTGATGAAATGGTTTATCCAAGGAATGCTATAGGCTGGTTTCGGATTTGGCAAACCTTTGTTCTTGGGTTTCTCTTTCTCCGATATCTGCTCAAGAGAGCAAGAGGGTAACTTTTTGTTTACCACACGTTCTCAATGCAAATTCTGTAATAGTGATTTCTAGTGTGATACCTGTTACTGAGGAGGTTTACCTCCTAATTTGGCTCCTTGCTGCTGTAAAAGTTGTCCATTCTAAGGTGTGTAGCATCAGTGATCGGATCAACCAGAGGCAGCCACTGCTGTAATCGATGTTTTTGTATGAGTTTTGACAAGGAAGCAAATCACAGTGTGCAGGACATTTTCTATTTGTTGCGGTGCCTTCAAACCTCCAGCAGAAATTTAACGGGTGTTGCACATTTAGCACAGTACCTCTGAGTCCGAGCTGTATTGAGCGTACGCAGGTGTGGTAGAGCCGTAGAGGCATGAATTGGAAACTAAAAAATTATACTAGCTCCTTTTCCATTCTTGTATATTTTTACCTGCCTTTGAATTGAAATCTGGGAACATGCCTTTTGAACTGAGGAACACACATGTTACAAACTGATGGAGGAGTAACCAAACATGAGTGAGTACTTACATGCATATATGTGAATTAATGTAGATAATAATGTGGAATTAATTAACAAACGAACAAAGTAAAGAATAGATAAAATGCGAAAGATAAATAGATATTGTGCCTATATGGGCTGGCGCCACCAGACTTGTGTGACTGACTTGTGGACCCGCAAACAGCCCCGCGTTGCGCTTGCCCCAACGGTAGGTCGGTGCTTCCTCGCGCTCAAGTGCCAATTCCAAACCCCGCAGAGATCAAATCCCCCTCCCTCCTGCTCCAATCCACCACGCTCCGCATTCCCCAATCCCCCGTTgcccaccaccacgccgccgtcTCGGGGGAAACTGCGGCTACCCAGACGGGGAAACTGCGGCGGCCGGTGAAGCTCGCCTCCATCGTCCTGCCGCCGTTACCTGCTGTCGTCACCGCGCCCGGAGGTATTCCCATCTCCCAGTCGTCCAGGACAAGGTAGAGGTGACTCCGTTGCCGAGTAGGGAGCTTGGCTGaacggccaccgccgccacgcgcGTCGGCCGGCCGCTTCGGCATCTCTGTTCTTTCCTCGTAGTCTTGGTTGTCCAGCCGCTCATCAACTCCTTATTATGTGGTCCTCTCCGTCCCGTCCTCCCTAATCTTGGAGCCCTGCAATTCGTATCTGAACTCAACTCAATTCCTGTGGCCGCAATCCCTACTCCTACACTGCTAAGATCTGATTCGAATCTGAATTGAAAAACGGAAAAGCTCAGAATCGTACGCACGTCCGAGTCCAATATTGTCGGTTGCCAAGGAGGCAAGGAAACCACCGTCACATGGGAGACTTGTTCGACCCGCCGCTAATCGGAAGGGTAGACCGGTGGGGACGAAGACAAACCTTAGTTGGGCCTCCCATGCTCCTTATGGTGGGCCCTTTTAGAGGACTTTGCGCAGCCCACCAAATCCAATGTTCAGCCCATCATCTATCGCCGCGCGTTGTCATCGCCAATTCACACCACGGTCCCCTGCCATCCGGCGCCTGCCTGGCCACCGGTGGCCACAGCGTAGTCACCAATCTGGCAATCTGTACCTATttggagacaaaatgtttcaatCAAAATCAAATGTTTCTCTTTCCTCCGATGGCGGATCGAGGAAAATGCAGTGGAGGCAGCAGTGATCGGAGGAGGGCAGACCGGCAAAGCCAGCCGCCTCTGTAATCGCTGTTTTCTGACGGAAGCACATACATCGTGCAACACATGGTCGATCTGTTGGTTGCAGGTTCGAACACTGGTGGCATATGCTTCCTGATGCAATTATGAAATTTTAGCAGGTCTTTTTCCTAGATGAGCTGTAACGTAGCAAGTCGTTGTTAGAGCAGAAATTTGGTGGCTGTCGCACATCTAGCACCGTATATACTCTGAGCATGAACTGTATAATAATCGCGGAAGCCAAAAATACATCTGGTTTCCCTTGCTCGCCAGCAGTACATGTACATCTGCACCAACTCTTTCTAGCATCTGTGGAGAATTGCCATTGGAACAGGCATGTCACAGGGGTGCCGACGGAGTAACCGAAACCAGGGCTAGAATACTGCCACGAAAAAAAAATGAGCTTGAGCTCCAGCTTCTTCAGATTTCAGTTGTGCTCCACCACTCCCGCCTGCTCTGCTGATTCTTCCACCAACCTCCCGACCTACCATGCCGTGCGTTCAATAAAAGTGAGTGTCGGCGAGCGGAAGCAACCGGAAAAGGAAGAGAGGGGAACAGGTGAGCGCCGAGTGCAGTGTCACGCTCGGAGTTGGACTGCTGAACTGCAGCCATGTACATGAGCCGCACGAACTGCCGAGTTGGCACCTGTTGCGCTTCTTCATCAACAATCCTAACCCCATCCTCTCGACCAAAAAAAACTCTCCCTGCCAATATTGACAGGAATTCAGAGCTTTAAAGCAAGGCGTGAACTTGATCAGGCAGTTTCAGGATATAAATGGTAGCAATAGCAGTAGCTTGTAAACCTTGTAAAAGTTCAGGTTTTTcattgtctgaaactctgaatgaCGTTTTTCTCGTGAAGGTAGATTGGCGTGCATCTGCCGTGGGAAAAATCATTGCTGGAAAGCTCTACCTTAAAGCCTAGCCTATGATGAGCAGCCGGAACATGACAAAATGTTCCGGTAGGAGGCGGGTACAGCCGGACAGACAAGGTTTATGGGCCACCGGGCTGCCATTTGGATGATtgactcctcttcctcccccatGTTCGCATGTGATGTGAATCCTTTTGGTGCGGCCGCAGCCGAGCTACCCATTTTTAAGTAAACGTTAATCAGCCACATTCCTTCATTCCATCCATGAGGTAATCGTTAGAAGCTTCAgctgttccttttttttcctgaacTGGCAAGGCTTCGGTAGAAAGAGTAGCAATTGCAGAACTGGATGGCACTGCATTTTCAAGGAAAGAAAGATACATTGTCTCAGAACTAACTATGGCGGTGCTCTTAAAAGAAAGGATAAAAAACAATGCAATTTAATTACATCGAAGGACAGTATCAATGTCAAAGTTCACACTATTAACCCAAATGAGCAAGGTTTCTTTACCAGAATAATCAGACGGCTGCTGTTGCAGAGTTCACATGAGTTGGTGGCATGAGAGATGCTGAGCTGGGTCAGAGACGGCCGGACAGCACGCCACTTGGGTGTTGGTGGACGTCAAAGCCCAGGCGCCAGGTGGCCTTGCAGAGGCACACACCGCACGCACCGGCAGCTGCCACCCATCATTTTTGCCAACACGACTCCAGTATATTTGAGCTGCCTGGCTTGgaggccaaaaaaaaaaaaggaggaaaagccccccccccccaaccgtGAAAAAAAAGATATGTAGGTGATCCATATGCGATCGACCTCCCGCCTTTCTGGAATGAAATTATCCTTCACGCCCGAAGCATGGAACAGGACGATTTAAATGGAGGACCCCCAATAAAGGGCAAAAAGACCCCCGACGGGGCGATAAGCGGACTTGTTGGCTCCTAACCTATAGGCCTGACCTTTGGAAANNNNNNNNNNNNNNNNNNNNNNNNNNNNNNNNNNNNNNNNNNNNNNNNNNNNNNNNNNNNNNNNNNNNNNNNNNNNNNNNNNNNNNNNNNNNNNNNNNNNcccccccccccccccccccaaaaaaaaaaaaaaaaaaggttctaGTAGCAGTTCGCGTCGCCTCGCGCTAACATGTTTACAAAGCTACCACCCCGAACTTTCAACCGCACACCTCGTTCGTGTCCCCCTCATGCATGAATAAAGCCAGCCTGTCcaggcgggggaggcggctgcTGTGGCTGCGAGACAAACACCGCGCCATCACATACACATacctcgccttcctcctccatcccctGTCCACACCAAAAggagaagggaggggaggagatctggagaagagaagaggagaggagttGGCCATTGTCACTTGAAGGCTCGagtttcctctcttttttctttctcttgcttCTTGCTTTGCTTGGTTGAGGCGCCGGCCATGGCCACCATCCTGGAGAACATCCAGAAGACGAGGTTCCTGCCGACCAGGCCGCTCAAGGACGAGCTGCCCACCTTCCAgggccgcctcggcggcggaggcgggggaggcAAGGAGAGCCACCTCATGGGCCTGAGGAAGCGGCTGTCCTCCTTCTCAGGCAAGATCCAGCCCATCTCCTCCGCGTCGGCGGAGTGGGCGTTCCGGCGCTCCAAGTCGGCGCCGTCGCTCGGCGCCGCGttcgccgcgggcggcggctccCTGCGGCAGTGGTGGCAGTGGGGCGTCGGCTGGCTCCTGACCAAGAAGCCCGGCTTCGCGGGGGACCTCGAGATGAacgaggaggaggtcgccgcGCTCGGCCGCCAGAGCCGGGGCAGCTGGGGCCACATCCTCTACAGGGTGCGCGCCGGCGTCCGGCGGCTCGTCATGTCCACGCACTCCCTCCCCACCACGCAGAAGCAGTCGTCGCTGCCGTCGTCGGCGGTGCAGCAGCACAACGCCCAGTGCAAGCCGGCGGCCGCGTTGGCCTACGTGCAGAGGCAGAGTTTCCACCACAACGGCCACGCCATGGCGCACTAGGAGAGCGTCCCTCGCCGGTTGCGGACGATGGCCGTCGCAACCGATCTCCGTGAGATCCAAATGGGGATGAAGAGATGCCcgaaaagaagaagattcaggTTCCAGGTGAAGATATCGTAATACGATTATAAGTGGAAATTTAGCCCGGTGAATTGAGGATTGAATGAAACGTAGCATTACCGTTCTGTTCTGTGTAGATCTAGTGCCCCCCTGTCCTGTAGAGGTGAATTTGTACTCTCGTTCTTTATATTCTTTTTTGGGTTGGTTGGTCGATGTAAAAATGTAAAATGTTTGGTTGATCTTGTACTCCTATTGATTTTttgcccccctccctccccccgcgGTAAATAAAACTAATGCAAGTCGTGCTCCTCTGTTCTTGAGAGGAAGAAAGATGCCTTCCAGAGTTCCTGCTCAGATCTGATACGTCTTGTCAGTGGCTGGCTTGTGGCTACCTACCAACCTTGTAACATTCTTGCCATGATGCCATCTATCGGTGTCGGTGCACGCGTTTGCTGAAGCTAATGGTCAGTGCAGCTCGAAAACAGCTGGAAAAAGAAGCTTCGAAAAATGGTCGTCAATGCAAATACTCCAGCTAAGGAGACTTTTCAGTTTTACGAGTGAATTCGTCCACGATTTGGGCGTATCGCTAGAACGCAAAATTCTCGTCGTAGGAAGGGTTGACATGGTATTCGAGACGTGGATTCGAACGCCGATTTCACCCCAATTTCGTTTCTACTAGAACGACGCATACTCTTCTCTTTGCTGTGCCTTGTCTACCGGGAGTAGGGAGGAAGGAGAACAGGAGGTGAAGCGTCGCATGTCAACAGGTAGGCAGTCAATTCTGTGCCTTTCCTACGACAAAGAGTCTGGATGGACCCTGCAGATGTGCCGTGCACCACGCACGACTCCACGAGCCTTGGATGGTTCGTTCGGTCGCAGTCCAATGAATCAGTGGCGCCCAGCCAGGACATGAAAattcggcgggcggcggcgggcggcgatcCACAATGGAAGGAAACGCGTAACACGACGACCTtgcctctttctttttttctctccctcGGCCTGCCACCGACGTTTTCTTATCGGGCCAGGCCAATCAGTGAACGCCGGCCCAATCCCTTAAATCTTCACGGCCTTTGCTAGATCCAGCCCAACAACTTTTTCCCTAAAGCGGTCTCTGTCCTTCACGCAGACGTCACCGCTCACCCACAAGCCCATGGGCGCGGCCAGCAATCAGGCAGCGGCCCGCGGTCCACCCCAATCCAGGTCACGGCTCACGAGCCACACGCCGCCCCCTCGGCTTGTCCTCTTCCTCCGGCTTTCCCTTTCGTGCAGTACAGTGCAAGCCAAAACGctttcccctccccctcccctccccgtcgccgcccccacTCGCGCACAAAACCCCCAAACCCCCCAAGCGCGCGGCCGCAAACACCCATCACACAGCGCAGCACGGAGCGCGTGCGTCACGCCACCGCCCGCCCACCCCATCCAGGCATCCGTCACCCGCGGCCCGCGAGCACCCATGGCgaagggaggaggagcgcgcgAGGGCGGCGCCCTGAAGACGGCGGTGATCGTCGCGGGTGGGATCGCGCTCGCGTGGGTCACCGTGGAGACCGCCTTCAAGCCCTTCCTGGaccgcctccgcggcgccgTCTCCCGCAACACCGACCCCGCCCGCGACCCCGACCAGGAggaggcccccgccgccgcggccgaggcgaaggaggaggagaaggcgccCGCACCGGCGGagccgtccgcgccgccggccccggccgcggtggaggagaaggtcgaggagaaggcggccgagttggaggagaaggtggaggaggccgccgccgccgccgccaaggccgAGTGAAGGGGATGCCGCCCTGTCCTGTTCCTCTTCTGAATAGTATGCTGTTGGTTCTGTGAATCTGTTCTGTGATTTCGGAGCTTGTCGTTGTCATGGAATCATGGATTGATGCAGAGTTTGAACCGCATAATTTCAGTACCAGCGCCATCAGTAATCGTCTCGCTTTAGCTATGTGCCTGCTTTAGTTTTTGGCCTTTTGCTACCATTTAGTACTGTCGTTGATGGTTTGATGTGATGGCATGTTGTTTGTGTGACTGCTGACTGTTTACTTGTGATATTGCCagctttttttttattaaaatagTGGTGATTTGTCTTTTGCAGCATCAGGTGCTTGAGTCATATCATATCATTTGCTATGCTAGTATGGGGGGTGATTGCGTGCTATTACTAAGTTTTTTCAATTTTCCGATCAGATTTGTCCATTTGGTGGGGAAATGCTAGAGGTTTATTTGTTGTGCATCAGTCATTTAACTGTTCTATCATCCATCCTGTGACATATGCAATTAGGCATTCATTTTCCATGTGAAGAAGTTAGTGGCAGCTTATGTTTCCTCGGTAATAAGCTTGTTGCCTCTGTTTCTATGCTTTGTTCCTTTTGTGATGTGTCATGGACGATGCAAATTGCAACAATTAAATTCTGATATCAGCATTCACATTTAGTACCAAACTCAACTCACCTGTTTGATTGTTGGTTATATTAGTGTTTCTGACTTCTTATTGATGTGATTCTTTGTTTTTATACATGTTATTGATGCTTAGATTTAGGCTTACATTTTTCCTTGCAAATTCACCTGCCAGAGTCTAGAAGGATGTAGCCCTAATGTGCAAAAGGTGATGGAGTGGTCAAATTCCATGTAAATCACTAATGGTGCAATGTTATACATGTGAAATTATAGCACGAGTAATGACAGATAACTTTAGCACTGCAGTTTCATGCACAGGGCATAGTTTGTTAGTAACATTTTGGTTAAAATGACTGAAGTACAATTTGTGGATAACTAGTGTAGAAGCCATAATTTTCTTGTTACTTATATCACTATATGTGCCAGGGAAAAACTGTTGTGCTATTAGGATGCAGCACACGCGATGTTGAAGTTTGAAATGGAAAATAGCTTGTTATAGTAAGCTTTATAGTTTGTTACTGTGAATTTCCTGTGCTACAGTGGTGCTTTTGATTGTGTCGGATATAGCAGCCTAAGACTGTTGGGCCATTGCATGATCATATTTAATATCCGGTTCTTGCATTCTTGCATTATAAGCTTATAGCTTCATGCATACGCATAGGTCATTAATAGCATGTCTGGAACTATAATTTCTGGGGCACTACATTTTTATAAAGTTGCAGCCTTTCTACATTTTACAGAAGTTATAGGCATTAATGAAAAGGAGCAGATTGTAGATGCACCCAAGAAATGGACACTAAATGCTAGATGTCAAATTTTAAATTGAAGCGGTGTTATTTTTAGTAAACTAATAATTGGTCTCCTACTCTCCTGAGTTCTTCCTGCAATTCAGTGTTGGATGTGGTGTCAAAACACAGGTAAGGCTATGGTATTAACATGATTAAGTCGTAGGCTCCATGTTCATGCACTTGTACATGGTCAATGTCTCTCTAGGATTGAGCAACTCTGTTGCTCAGGTTGTTCTGAATTTATAATATCTACGCCAAGTGAAGTAGTTGTTCTGTTAAACCAAGTAATAGTTCTCAATGTTGTTACTTGATTAAGCACTAAAATTTGAGATTCAACTCAGTACAGAAGTTTGCTACCAAGTGCAGTTCTTATCATTGTTATGCTAGTATATGGTGATTGCATGTTATTACGGCCTATTTACTTCTCCGATCTGCTGTGTCCAATTGGTAAGGGGAATGCTAGAGATTTATATGCTATGTGCCACTCCTTTGTTTGTATTGTCATCCGTGCTGTGTGATAGGCACTTCAGGCGATGAAGTCCCAACTAGCTTTAGTTCTGAATAATACTTTTACTCTGTTGCTCTTAGTTCTGTTTATATTTTCTATGCTTATTTCCTTTTTGTTGTGTGTCTATGGATGATGCaaattgcaaagtttgaattcTTATAATAGTACCCGTGTTTAGTACTAAGTTCATCTTGCTGTGTGGTTGCTGTCTATATTAGTGTTTTGTCTATGTTATTGATTTTTTTGTTCATGTTATTGATGTGATCCTTTATGTCTATACATGTTATTGATGCTTGGAAACAGGgttaatttttttccttgctAGTTCACCTGCAGAGGCTATGCAAGTTGCTAATAGTTCAATGTCATAGAAATCAAATTGAAGCACAAGCAATGCCAGATAATTTAGCATGGCCGCACTGTAGTTTGTGCACAGGGCACAGTTTGTTATTAGAACATATGGAATAAAATAATTGAAGCACAATGTATGGATAAGGATAACTAATGACAGAAGCCATGATGTATCATTATATGTGCCAGGGCAAAGCTAGTGATGTGATTAGGATGCAGCACATGCTGTATATTGCCGTTTGTAACGGAACTAACGTTATATAAGTATGGTTAGCTTTATAGTTTGTTCCTGCGAACTTCCTGGGCTATATTTGCTTATTGGGTACGACATCTGAGTACACGTATATTAGGCATTGTGTGATCACATTTATTGGTCTTGCATTATAGCTTTGTGCGTAACACATCATTGACTGCATCGAGTACAGGTATATTAGGCATTGCATGATCACATTTGTTGGTCTTGCATTATAGCTTTGTGCATAACACATCATTCATTGATAGCATATTATTGATATTTTTTTGTACTATTACATTTTGATAAAGTTGTGATGGTTTCTGCTTTTACAGCAGTTTAAGTTATAAATGTAAATACAGAGCAGTGGATTGTAGATGCGCCCAATCAATACTAGTTGCTGGATGTTAAATTTTGGAATTGAAGTGGCATTATAACTAATAATTGGTCTTGTGAGTTTTTTTTAATACAGTAACACACTAGTTGTGTTGGGTGTAGCGTCAAAAAATGGGTAAGACTTTGTTATTAGCATTGTTAAGCCATAACTTCAGACTTCATTCACTATGCATGTGATGTCTCTCTAAGATTAATCCTCTATCATCTGCTGTTTAAATTTCTACTGTTGACATTTTACTTTTGCATGTCCGATGGTTTCTACTTCCCACTTGGCTCGTCTGTGTTGCCCTTGGCTCAACAGTTAACCTATGTTGATCTCTAGATCCTAACTGCTGCACTTGAAGCATCTGTTTCTAAGAAAATTATatgatgcaatttttttattcagAACAATATGGTTGAATTGTGAAATTTCACATAAATTCTTGCACAACAATGATTTACATGTGATGGCAGAACACAGAACTACAAAAAACTTGACAATAGGTGTGATTTTGGCATTTATTTAAGCATGTCATGATGAAGTACAAAATCATGCTGTTGTTTTTAAACTCATTTAGTACTGCTATTGTATACCTAATCATTGACTGTTTGCGTATTGTTATAACTGATAAATTCTTTTGACTTATAGACAGCTTGTGACCTTTGGTTCCTCTGTTTTAACATGCAGTGACTGTTCCAGGCACATCCATGTGCCAACTAGTAGGAACCCATAGGAAATGGATGGCCGTTTCATAGCGTAACTGTTAATGCCTGCATATGTTCACTGTCGTATCTTCTTTTTTATTAGATACAATCCCGTGGAAGATGGTCAATGGTCTTATGACTGATTATTGCTTGCCAAAAATATCTGTTGTGTTCTGGATTTTAGTTGTGTTGGATAATAGACCATTATAAACATAAGATAGTTTGTTGATTCAATTTATCTTGTGATTTCCATTTTTTTAAGACTTTGTGATTTCCATGTTTTTTTAGGACTTTGCGATTTCCATGTTGAAAGCAGAAAAAAACTTAAGATTTGCACTGTTTTTAGTCATTGGTTCATCGCATAGGATGTCGTTGAATATGAGTTCTTGCACTGTTTCAGCACCATGTCAAAATAGCTACATTCTCCAGAGAATGAAATATTAAGATTTGCCAGATGAGGGAACTGTATATATTGTGATTGTTGGCCACTTTATTTGTTTTACGGGCTTGGACTGTTGGATTTCTTATTTAGTGAACTATAAAATATAGGTGATAATGGTTAACCTTGTAGAAGATGCTAGCCAAGTAGATTTTGAGATTCCAAGTGCCTTTTTTGGATAAATATGTTCTGTCAATTTTGTATGATGGCATGTGTCCCAGCATGGTTCTGATGTATATGAGAGAGCATTTTGTTCTCAGGTCACCGTGACAGTGTGACCAGTACACCAGTATCTGTTTTGAAGCTGGCAATGCCTTACTGTCTGCATTTGTTGTAAACTAGAACTGCAACAGTATGTTCTATGGAGCTTTGCTATAGCTCATCGTTCTGATTGAATGGTTTATTAGTCCTATTGCTGTCTTGGCATGTGATGTCTGGAGTTTTTTTAGGTTCAATTCGTTTGTGAATTCACAAGTTTTTTACGGATACTATGGCATGGTTAATGACCTGAACATTGTATTGGAATATTTGGATTCACTTGGTTAAATTGGTTATTGAATCCAAAGATCGTTGGACTATGCATTGTGTCTAAACAATCTCATGGATGGTAGCAAGCATCGATATTGCAAATCCCaaacttgttttttcctttttgaaacaAGGAGTTGACACCTGACTGGCCGAAGGTAGAATGAACTTCTGTCGTTGAGTTCTTGTTCGAAAATAGAAATCTTG contains:
- the LOC101782734 gene encoding uncharacterized protein LOC101782734 codes for the protein MATILENIQKTRFLPTRPLKDELPTFQGRLGGGGGGGKESHLMGLRKRLSSFSGKIQPISSASAEWAFRRSKSAPSLGAAFAAGGGSLRQWWQWGVGWLLTKKPGFAGDLEMNEEEVAALGRQSRGSWGHILYRVRAGVRRLVMSTHSLPTTQKQSSLPSSAVQQHNAQCKPAAALAYVQRQSFHHNGHAMAH
- the LOC101783151 gene encoding outer envelope membrane protein 7 translates to MAKGGGAREGGALKTAVIVAGGIALAWVTVETAFKPFLDRLRGAVSRNTDPARDPDQEEAPAAAAEAKEEEKAPAPAEPSAPPAPAAVEEKVEEKAAELEEKVEEAAAAAAKAE